The following coding sequences are from one Kushneria phosphatilytica window:
- the fis gene encoding DNA-binding transcriptional regulator Fis encodes MRQESSTAAPEAQTLREAVERAMTRYFDHLDGEAVTDLYPMVLAEVEAPLLRSVMVYTNGNQTQASSMLGLNRGTLRKKLKQYDLI; translated from the coding sequence ATGAGACAGGAGTCATCCACGGCAGCTCCCGAGGCGCAGACCCTGCGCGAAGCTGTCGAGCGCGCCATGACCCGCTATTTCGACCATCTCGACGGCGAAGCCGTGACCGACCTTTACCCCATGGTACTGGCCGAGGTCGAAGCCCCTCTGTTGCGCTCCGTCATGGTCTATACCAATGGCAACCAGACACAGGCCTCCAGTATGCTGGGCCTTAATCGCGGCACCCTGCGCAAGAAACTCAAGCAGTACGATCTGATCTGA
- the dusB gene encoding tRNA dihydrouridine synthase DusB produces the protein MTQCLPRIGQHELSGRAILAPMAGVTDRPFRQLCRRLGAALVVSEMVTADKRLWHTPKSRLRLDHRGEQGPRSVQIAGGDAAMLAEAARINADHGADIIDINMGCPAKKVCNKAAGSALMRDEPLVAEILAAVVAAVDIPVTLKIRTGWCENSRNALTIARLAEANGIAALAVHGRTREQRYNGSAEYDTIAEIKSQLSIPVFANGDIDHPERAREVLDYTGADALLIGRGAQGNPWIFREIEHYLRTGHHLAPPDDDERCRVMGTHLDALHEHYGEYMGVRIARKHIGWYLASGMHDDSLRQSFNSLTTPDEQHRFLARLFAGTRARAATKGTRAA, from the coding sequence ATGACTCAGTGTCTGCCTCGTATCGGCCAGCATGAGCTGTCCGGACGCGCTATTCTGGCCCCCATGGCCGGTGTTACCGACCGCCCCTTTCGGCAGCTTTGCCGACGGCTGGGCGCGGCTCTGGTGGTGTCGGAAATGGTGACAGCCGACAAGCGCCTGTGGCATACGCCGAAGTCTCGACTCAGGCTGGATCATCGGGGTGAGCAGGGGCCACGCAGCGTTCAGATTGCCGGTGGTGACGCCGCCATGCTGGCTGAAGCGGCACGCATCAATGCCGATCATGGCGCCGATATCATCGATATCAACATGGGCTGTCCGGCCAAGAAGGTCTGCAACAAGGCCGCCGGTTCGGCACTGATGCGTGATGAACCACTGGTCGCGGAGATTCTCGCCGCGGTCGTGGCCGCCGTGGATATCCCCGTCACCCTGAAGATCCGTACCGGCTGGTGTGAGAACAGCCGTAATGCATTGACCATCGCACGTCTTGCCGAAGCGAACGGGATTGCCGCCCTGGCTGTCCACGGCCGGACGCGCGAACAGCGCTATAATGGCAGTGCCGAGTACGACACCATCGCTGAAATCAAGTCGCAGCTGAGTATTCCGGTCTTCGCCAACGGAGATATCGACCATCCCGAGCGAGCCCGCGAAGTGCTTGATTACACTGGCGCCGACGCTTTGTTGATCGGTCGGGGAGCCCAGGGTAACCCCTGGATATTCCGTGAGATCGAACACTACCTGCGCACCGGTCATCATCTGGCGCCCCCGGATGACGATGAGCGATGCCGTGTCATGGGCACTCACCTTGATGCGCTTCATGAACATTACGGGGAGTACATGGGAGTCCGCATCGCTCGCAAGCATATCGGCTGGTATCTGGCATCCGGCATGCATGACGACTCGCTGCGGCAATCCTTCAACAGCCTGACGACGCCAGACGAGCAGCACCGATTTCTCGCCCGGCTATTCGCCGGCACGCGGGCGCGTGCCGCAACCAAGGGAACTCGTGCAGCATGA
- the prmA gene encoding 50S ribosomal protein L11 methyltransferase codes for MAWLQLKAHVSPDNAELLEELLTAEGASAITLEDAVDDPVFEPERGTTPLWQQTVLTGLYDDLEDVQAMLERVARAWAKQAAEEPCPEIEYDVLEDRDWSREWMDGFAPLQMGRRLWIVPSWFEAPDPEGVNLLLDPGLAFGTGTHPTTALCLRWLDELADNGGLDNIDIMDIGCGSGILAIAALKLGARHAIGTDIDPQALQASRDNARRNDIEDDDFELHLPEQAPATPHAVVLANILATPLIELADTIANAVAPGGRIALSGILVHQAESVLEAYREQGLIMHEPTEQEGWVRLDGYRPA; via the coding sequence ATGGCCTGGCTGCAACTCAAGGCACATGTCTCTCCAGACAATGCCGAACTGCTCGAGGAACTGCTGACCGCCGAAGGGGCCAGCGCCATCACACTCGAAGATGCCGTTGATGACCCCGTTTTCGAGCCCGAACGCGGGACTACACCATTGTGGCAGCAGACCGTGCTGACTGGTCTCTACGACGACCTGGAAGACGTACAGGCCATGCTCGAGCGCGTCGCTCGCGCCTGGGCAAAGCAGGCGGCCGAAGAGCCCTGCCCTGAAATCGAATACGACGTGCTCGAGGATCGCGACTGGAGTCGCGAATGGATGGATGGCTTCGCCCCGCTGCAGATGGGTCGGCGATTGTGGATCGTCCCCAGCTGGTTCGAGGCGCCCGACCCCGAAGGGGTCAATCTGCTGCTCGATCCAGGCCTTGCCTTTGGTACCGGCACCCATCCGACTACGGCGCTCTGCCTGCGCTGGCTCGATGAACTGGCCGACAACGGCGGACTCGACAATATCGACATCATGGATATCGGCTGTGGCTCAGGCATTCTGGCCATTGCGGCGCTCAAGCTGGGGGCTCGCCACGCCATCGGAACCGATATCGATCCTCAGGCCTTGCAGGCCAGTCGCGACAATGCTCGGCGCAATGACATCGAAGATGACGACTTCGAGCTTCACCTGCCCGAACAGGCCCCTGCCACCCCTCATGCCGTGGTGCTTGCCAATATTCTGGCAACCCCCTTGATCGAGTTGGCTGATACCATTGCCAATGCTGTTGCACCCGGCGGCCGCATTGCGCTGTCGGGCATTCTTGTTCATCAGGCCGAGAGTGTGCTTGAGGCCTATCGTGAGCAGGGGCTGATCATGCATGAGCCCACGGAACAGGAAGGATGGGTACGTCTCGACGGTTACCGCCCTGCCTGA
- the accC gene encoding acetyl-CoA carboxylase biotin carboxylase subunit, with protein MLEKVLIANRGEIALRILRACKELGIRTVAAHSKVDRDLIHVRLADEAVCIGPTPSPGSYLNIPALISAAEVTDSTAIHPGYGFLSENANFAEQVERSGFVFVGPTADVIRMMGDKVSAIEAMKQAGVPTVPGSNGPLPDNDDEVVAIARRIGFPVMIKAAAGGGGRGMRVVRDEAQLVSSVAITRSEANAAFGSDVVYMEKYLERPRHIEVQVLADGQGNAIHLYDRDCSLQRRHQKVLEEAPAPHVDEEARQKVLKACVDACIEIGYRGAGTFEFLYENGEYFFIEMNTRVQVEHPVTEMVTGVDIVKEQLKIASGMPLSIRQEDVTVLGHSFECRINAEDARTFMPSPGRIEFYHAPGGLGVRMDSHMYTGYTVPPSYDSLIGKLITWGENRESALTRMRNALDELLVEGIKTNTDLHKDLVRDPAFREGGVNIHYLEHKLGIQ; from the coding sequence ATGCTGGAAAAGGTACTCATCGCCAACCGTGGCGAGATTGCACTGCGCATCCTGCGTGCCTGCAAGGAACTGGGCATTCGCACGGTAGCCGCCCACTCCAAGGTCGACCGTGATCTGATTCATGTTCGTCTGGCTGATGAAGCTGTCTGTATCGGTCCGACGCCTTCACCCGGATCCTATCTCAACATCCCGGCCCTGATCTCGGCCGCCGAAGTGACCGACTCGACCGCCATCCACCCCGGTTACGGCTTCCTCTCGGAAAACGCCAACTTTGCCGAACAGGTTGAACGTTCCGGCTTTGTCTTCGTCGGGCCCACGGCCGATGTCATCCGCATGATGGGTGATAAGGTTTCGGCCATTGAAGCCATGAAGCAGGCTGGCGTCCCGACAGTGCCTGGCTCGAACGGCCCGCTGCCCGACAATGACGACGAAGTCGTCGCCATCGCCCGCCGTATCGGTTTCCCGGTCATGATCAAGGCGGCAGCCGGCGGCGGCGGTCGCGGCATGCGCGTGGTACGTGACGAAGCACAGCTGGTGTCCTCGGTCGCCATCACTCGCTCGGAGGCCAATGCCGCCTTCGGCAGCGATGTCGTCTATATGGAGAAATATCTCGAGCGCCCCCGTCATATCGAAGTGCAGGTACTCGCTGATGGACAGGGCAATGCGATTCATCTTTATGATCGCGACTGCTCACTGCAGCGCCGGCACCAGAAGGTGCTCGAGGAGGCGCCTGCGCCCCACGTGGATGAAGAAGCGCGCCAGAAGGTACTCAAGGCGTGTGTCGATGCCTGTATCGAAATCGGCTATCGCGGCGCCGGTACTTTCGAGTTCCTCTATGAGAATGGCGAGTATTTCTTTATCGAGATGAATACCCGCGTACAGGTCGAGCACCCGGTTACCGAAATGGTTACGGGTGTGGACATCGTCAAGGAGCAGCTCAAGATCGCCTCAGGCATGCCGCTGTCGATCAGACAGGAAGATGTCACCGTACTCGGCCACTCCTTTGAGTGTCGCATCAACGCCGAAGACGCTCGTACCTTCATGCCCTCTCCCGGTCGTATCGAGTTCTATCATGCCCCGGGTGGGCTGGGCGTACGCATGGATTCGCACATGTATACCGGCTATACCGTGCCTCCAAGCTATGACTCGCTGATCGGCAAGCTGATCACCTGGGGTGAGAATCGCGAGAGCGCCCTGACGCGCATGCGCAACGCCCTGGACGAGCTGCTGGTGGAAGGGATCAAGACCAATACCGATCTGCACAAGGATCTGGTCCGCGATCCGGCTTTCCGGGAAGGTGGCGTCAATATCCACTATCTTGAGCACAAACTCGGAATCCAGTAA
- the accB gene encoding acetyl-CoA carboxylase biotin carboxyl carrier protein translates to MDIRKVKKLIELLEESNISEIEIQEGEESVRISRNLLGQASMGQQPMGYYPQAQPQAPQAAPQQGAAPAAAAEEAPAETPTGNSVNSPMVGTFYRSPAPGAKPFVEVGQRVRKGDTVCIVEAMKMMNQIEADHDGVIESILVEDGEPVEFDQPMLIIA, encoded by the coding sequence ATGGACATTCGCAAGGTCAAGAAACTGATCGAGCTGCTGGAAGAGTCCAACATCAGCGAAATCGAGATTCAGGAAGGCGAGGAATCCGTTCGGATCAGCCGCAATCTGCTCGGCCAGGCATCGATGGGTCAGCAGCCAATGGGCTACTATCCTCAGGCCCAGCCACAGGCACCACAGGCCGCACCTCAGCAGGGCGCAGCACCAGCCGCAGCCGCCGAGGAAGCGCCCGCCGAAACGCCCACCGGCAATAGCGTCAACTCGCCCATGGTCGGCACCTTCTATCGTTCACCTGCCCCCGGCGCCAAGCCCTTTGTCGAAGTCGGCCAGCGTGTACGCAAGGGCGACACGGTCTGCATCGTCGAAGCGATGAAGATGATGAACCAGATCGAAGCCGATCACGACGGTGTGATCGAATCCATTCTGGTCGAGGACGGCGAACCGGTCGAATTCGATCAGCCGATGCTCATCATTGCCTGA
- the dsbD gene encoding protein-disulfide reductase DsbD, with translation MPRPGWVLSALLGWMLMLFATTALAVSSTFPDNPAPSSSSRWFGESSHPDFLPVDQAFKARAWRNENHVQVGMQSADGYYLYRHRFALESATPGLRLGPLQLPPGEREQDQWMGEVHIFRDRVVLSAPIEADAGVNPALLEIRLSYQGCAEAGLCYPPQHQQLLVNEQRPPAEFAHAPGIDPIQGTIHQTPAPQATAEPSPPAQSTPTTNDHYTTLLSDASLPWMLVLFLLAGLGLTFTPCVLPMLPIVTTLVVGQHATRGRALLLSASYVAGMASTYALLGTLTGLFGAGFNLQARLQSPWVLGSVSLLLVMLAGWLAEWFRLPALPGHRLRHGLHSLQHRLQQAGPGGAILAGALSTLVVSPCISAPLAGAMVYLSTTGNALHGGLALLALGLGMGIPLILVATLGAGWLPRSGAWLGHVRNAFALLMLALALWLVQRLLPASASVLLWGVLALCLGIGLGALRIDTPPGWPRLRQALALAVTVWGIACIIGAARGTDDPLRPLAPMTPTAASTAMQPSAPRFTTVTSPEALQAALKRAARQGRPALVDIYADWCISCREMERHVFPAARLAEKLDRFTLIRADVTDPAGQAILRNRQLFGPPALLFFDVDHSGHFSERRTLRTQGEVGIKALARLLDAVPDTSAK, from the coding sequence ATGCCACGTCCCGGTTGGGTACTCTCTGCCCTGCTTGGCTGGATGCTGATGCTGTTTGCCACAACAGCACTGGCGGTCTCGTCCACCTTTCCTGATAACCCTGCCCCCTCTTCTTCGAGCCGCTGGTTCGGTGAGTCATCACACCCCGACTTCCTGCCCGTCGACCAAGCCTTCAAGGCCCGAGCCTGGCGCAATGAAAATCATGTGCAGGTCGGGATGCAGAGCGCCGATGGCTACTACCTCTATCGCCACCGCTTCGCACTGGAAAGTGCCACCCCCGGCCTGCGTCTCGGCCCCCTGCAATTACCGCCCGGTGAGCGTGAGCAGGATCAGTGGATGGGCGAGGTGCATATTTTCCGTGATCGAGTGGTACTGAGTGCACCGATCGAAGCGGATGCCGGCGTCAATCCCGCCCTGCTGGAGATCCGGCTAAGCTATCAGGGCTGTGCTGAAGCCGGGCTGTGCTATCCCCCACAGCATCAACAGCTGCTCGTCAACGAACAGCGGCCGCCCGCCGAATTTGCTCACGCACCCGGGATTGATCCGATACAAGGCACCATACACCAGACGCCGGCTCCACAGGCGACTGCCGAACCATCCCCTCCCGCACAGTCAACCCCGACAACCAACGATCACTATACGACCCTGCTCAGTGACGCCTCCCTGCCATGGATGCTGGTACTTTTTCTGCTGGCCGGTCTGGGATTGACCTTCACACCCTGTGTTCTTCCCATGCTACCGATCGTGACCACCCTTGTGGTGGGCCAGCATGCCACCCGGGGACGGGCACTGTTACTCTCCGCCAGCTATGTAGCGGGGATGGCATCAACATATGCATTGCTGGGAACGCTGACCGGTCTCTTTGGTGCCGGGTTCAATCTCCAGGCTCGCCTTCAGTCACCCTGGGTGCTGGGCAGCGTCTCTCTATTGCTTGTCATGCTGGCCGGCTGGCTGGCGGAGTGGTTCAGACTGCCTGCGCTTCCCGGTCATCGCTTGCGCCACGGACTGCACAGCCTCCAGCATCGTTTGCAACAGGCTGGCCCGGGCGGCGCCATACTGGCAGGCGCCCTCTCCACACTGGTTGTTTCACCCTGCATCTCGGCGCCCCTGGCCGGCGCCATGGTCTATCTATCGACCACTGGCAACGCCCTGCACGGTGGACTGGCACTGCTGGCCCTCGGCCTGGGCATGGGTATCCCGCTGATCCTGGTGGCCACCCTGGGCGCCGGTTGGCTACCGCGCAGCGGTGCCTGGCTGGGCCATGTCCGCAATGCCTTTGCCCTGCTGATGTTGGCCCTGGCCCTGTGGCTTGTACAGCGTCTGCTCCCGGCCTCGGCAAGTGTACTGCTGTGGGGCGTTTTGGCGCTGTGCCTTGGTATTGGGCTGGGTGCACTGCGTATCGATACGCCCCCCGGCTGGCCGCGCCTGCGCCAGGCTCTGGCACTGGCTGTCACGGTGTGGGGGATCGCCTGTATCATCGGTGCAGCCCGGGGCACAGATGATCCGTTGCGCCCATTGGCACCGATGACGCCCACGGCGGCCTCCACTGCGATGCAGCCCTCTGCTCCCCGATTCACGACCGTTACCTCTCCCGAGGCTTTACAGGCAGCTCTGAAGCGTGCCGCCAGGCAAGGCCGCCCTGCGCTGGTGGACATCTACGCCGACTGGTGTATCAGTTGCCGTGAAATGGAGCGCCATGTTTTTCCCGCGGCCAGGCTGGCTGAAAAGCTCGATCGTTTCACTCTGATCAGGGCCGATGTCACCGATCCGGCCGGGCAGGCCATTCTGCGCAATCGCCAGCTGTTCGGGCCTCCGGCACTGCTATTCTTTGATGTGGATCATAGCGGCCATTTCAGCGAACGCAGAACACTGCGTACCCAGGGAGAAGTCGGTATCAAAGCGCTTGCACGGCTGCTCGACGCGGTACCGGACACTTCCGCGAAGTAA
- the ppa gene encoding inorganic diphosphatase has translation MSFDRLPAGKDIPDDLYIAIEIPANHTPIKYEIDKELDAVMVDRFMATPMFYPANYGFISNTLADDGDPLDALVVTPYPVQAGSVIRARPVGILNMSDEAGEDAKLICVPHRKLTSLYDDVEEITDLPELLRQQIAHFFENYKDLEKGKWVKVDSWDNADAARRAVEKAVRAWEQEQQQ, from the coding sequence ATGAGTTTCGACAGGCTCCCTGCCGGCAAGGATATCCCCGATGATCTGTACATCGCGATCGAAATCCCTGCCAACCATACGCCGATCAAGTATGAGATCGACAAGGAACTGGATGCCGTGATGGTCGACCGATTCATGGCGACGCCCATGTTCTATCCGGCCAACTACGGTTTCATTTCCAACACCCTGGCTGACGATGGCGATCCACTGGACGCCCTGGTTGTGACACCCTATCCGGTCCAGGCCGGTTCGGTCATCCGGGCACGCCCGGTCGGCATCCTCAACATGAGTGATGAAGCCGGCGAAGATGCCAAACTGATCTGCGTGCCGCACCGCAAGCTGACCAGCCTCTACGATGACGTCGAGGAAATTACCGATCTGCCCGAGCTGCTGCGCCAGCAGATTGCTCACTTTTTCGAGAATTACAAGGATCTCGAAAAGGGCAAATGGGTCAAGGTCGACTCCTGGGATAATGCTGACGCAGCCCGTCGGGCCGTCGAAAAAGCTGTTCGTGCCTGGGAGCAGGAACAACAGCAGTAA
- a CDS encoding bifunctional protein-serine/threonine kinase/phosphatase, whose protein sequence is MAVQVPDQPAQLSAKGGCAVIADSTWRNAIARQAGDLSVRGFLADYFSTPEHWDVKTSATRVLRALNGWCFSQSRFVTGGSYVSSLSAVVFRGEEAHLFHMGDTLVFRLRGAEFEQLSRDHVTDLGGYRYPSRALGMDGSIDIDYLSMPLKQGDIFLFTTQAVRGTLLPSDYVQLIRQNASDLDAACERLAHFASERALDRGYGAEAFCFQLVRVDRLPEPHGEPGFQRYDTLPIPSEMEPGDRLDGFEVEAVLSRNAKARVYRVRDMERGTRLIMKAPSPELSQRNAYLEHFMLQHWVASRAKSPFVVKVVDPPRPRRYLYYLMRDVGGVTLDQWLQTHPAAGLEQRLDIARQLAKAVHSLHRRELLHQAIRPENVMLDPHEQVVLIDFGACSRREDDMHGEAVRLAREVGLSVHSAPEYALESQVSRRSDQFSLASTIYWLLSGELPYDYPMTSLRQPAELSQLRYRSIRTFNPAIPKTLDAALKRALSPQRALRYRRLSEFVHALRQMPEEADSNADTANEASSRRPIWREPANLWQMIAGVLLLLLLLSWWLN, encoded by the coding sequence ATGGCCGTACAAGTGCCGGACCAGCCGGCACAGCTTTCTGCCAAGGGTGGGTGTGCAGTGATTGCCGACTCCACCTGGCGCAATGCCATCGCTCGTCAGGCAGGCGACCTGTCGGTGCGTGGTTTTCTGGCCGATTATTTTTCGACGCCCGAACACTGGGATGTGAAGACTTCCGCAACGCGGGTGTTGCGCGCCCTGAATGGCTGGTGTTTCAGCCAGAGTCGCTTCGTAACCGGTGGCAGTTATGTCAGCTCGCTTTCTGCCGTGGTATTCCGGGGCGAAGAAGCGCATCTCTTTCATATGGGCGATACGCTGGTATTTCGGCTGCGCGGCGCGGAGTTCGAGCAACTCTCGCGTGATCATGTTACCGATCTCGGGGGCTATCGCTATCCCTCCCGGGCGTTGGGCATGGATGGCAGCATTGATATCGATTACCTGAGCATGCCACTCAAGCAGGGCGATATCTTCCTGTTCACGACCCAGGCCGTTCGGGGCACGCTATTGCCTTCGGACTATGTCCAGCTGATTCGGCAGAATGCCAGTGATCTCGATGCCGCTTGTGAGCGACTGGCACATTTCGCCAGCGAGCGTGCTCTGGATCGGGGGTATGGGGCCGAGGCGTTCTGTTTTCAGCTGGTGCGGGTGGATCGTTTACCGGAGCCCCATGGTGAGCCCGGTTTTCAGCGTTATGACACGCTGCCGATTCCATCGGAAATGGAGCCGGGTGATCGACTCGATGGGTTCGAGGTAGAGGCGGTGCTATCGCGCAATGCCAAGGCACGGGTTTACCGCGTGCGTGACATGGAGCGCGGCACGCGGCTGATCATGAAGGCACCCAGTCCGGAACTGTCACAGCGCAATGCTTACCTGGAACATTTCATGCTGCAGCACTGGGTTGCGAGCCGGGCGAAATCGCCATTTGTGGTCAAGGTGGTCGATCCGCCGCGTCCACGTCGCTATCTCTACTATCTGATGCGTGATGTCGGCGGTGTGACGCTGGATCAATGGCTGCAGACACACCCCGCTGCCGGGCTGGAGCAGCGTCTGGATATCGCCCGTCAGCTCGCCAAGGCAGTGCATTCGCTGCATCGACGTGAGCTGCTGCATCAGGCCATTCGACCGGAAAATGTCATGCTCGACCCGCATGAGCAGGTCGTGCTGATCGATTTTGGCGCCTGCTCGCGTCGCGAGGATGACATGCACGGAGAAGCGGTACGCCTGGCCCGCGAGGTGGGGCTTAGCGTACACAGTGCGCCCGAATACGCGCTGGAGAGTCAGGTCAGCCGGCGCAGCGACCAGTTTTCGCTGGCATCGACCATCTACTGGCTGCTCTCGGGAGAGCTTCCTTACGATTATCCGATGACGTCGCTGCGTCAGCCGGCCGAACTCTCGCAGCTCCGGTATCGCAGCATTCGTACCTTCAATCCGGCCATACCGAAGACGCTGGATGCGGCCCTGAAACGGGCACTGTCGCCACAGCGTGCGCTTCGCTATCGGCGGCTGTCGGAGTTTGTGCATGCATTGCGTCAGATGCCCGAAGAGGCTGATTCGAATGCCGATACCGCAAACGAAGCGTCATCACGGCGGCCCATCTGGCGGGAGCCGGCCAATCTCTGGCAGATGATCGCCGGTGTGCTGCTGCTGTTGCTGCTGCTTTCCTGGTGGCTGAATTGA
- a CDS encoding 6-phosphofructokinase: protein MTAYNAFYAQSGGVSAVINASACGVIETCRQHNDRIGHVYAGRNGIIGALTEDLIDTNQESDEAIAALRHTPGGAFGSCRYKLKDIEGHRRQYERLIEVFQAHNIRYFFYNGGGDSADTCLKVSQLSERMGYPIQAIHVAKTVDNDLPVTDNSPGFGSVAKYIATSVRETALDVASMCSTSTKVFILEAMGRHAGWIAAAGGLASEGNDGPPHIILLPEVSFDRKRLMSRIDETVKRCGYCVIVVSEGARYEDGTFLADAGNTDAFGHRQLGGVAPTLAGMVKQDLGLKYHWAVADYLQRAARHIASKVDVEQAYAVGRRAVECALEGKNAVMPAIRRDSESPYRWSLFDAPLGEVANQEKFMPREFIREDGLGISDAGRRYLQPLIQGEDFPPFENGLPKMARLALHPVKRRLDDFEL, encoded by the coding sequence ATGACTGCCTATAATGCCTTTTACGCGCAATCCGGCGGTGTCTCGGCCGTCATCAACGCCAGCGCCTGCGGCGTAATCGAGACCTGCCGTCAACATAACGATCGCATCGGGCATGTCTATGCCGGTCGTAACGGTATCATCGGCGCCCTCACCGAGGATCTGATCGATACCAATCAGGAGAGTGATGAGGCCATTGCGGCATTACGCCATACCCCGGGTGGCGCCTTCGGCTCCTGCCGCTACAAGCTCAAGGACATCGAAGGCCATCGCCGTCAGTATGAGCGCCTGATCGAGGTTTTTCAGGCACACAATATCCGCTATTTCTTCTATAACGGTGGTGGCGACAGTGCCGATACCTGCCTCAAGGTATCCCAGCTTTCCGAGCGCATGGGCTATCCGATCCAGGCCATTCACGTCGCCAAGACCGTCGATAATGATCTGCCAGTAACCGACAACTCCCCCGGCTTCGGCTCGGTGGCCAAGTACATTGCCACCTCGGTGCGCGAGACAGCACTCGACGTGGCCTCGATGTGTTCGACCTCCACGAAGGTTTTCATTCTGGAAGCCATGGGTCGACACGCCGGCTGGATTGCTGCGGCCGGTGGACTGGCCAGCGAAGGTAACGACGGGCCGCCTCACATTATTCTGCTGCCGGAAGTGTCCTTTGATCGCAAACGCCTGATGAGCCGCATCGATGAGACCGTCAAGCGCTGCGGTTACTGTGTGATCGTGGTGTCCGAAGGCGCCCGCTACGAAGATGGCACTTTTCTCGCCGATGCCGGCAACACCGATGCTTTCGGTCATCGCCAGCTTGGCGGTGTGGCTCCTACCCTCGCCGGCATGGTCAAACAGGATCTGGGGCTGAAATATCACTGGGCAGTCGCCGACTATCTGCAGCGTGCTGCACGCCATATTGCCTCGAAGGTCGATGTCGAGCAGGCCTATGCCGTAGGGCGTCGAGCCGTGGAGTGTGCGCTGGAGGGGAAGAATGCCGTGATGCCGGCCATTCGGCGCGACAGTGAAAGCCCATACCGCTGGTCACTGTTCGATGCCCCACTGGGCGAAGTCGCCAACCAGGAAAAATTCATGCCCAGAGAGTTCATCCGCGAGGACGGACTGGGTATCAGCGATGCCGGTCGCCGCTACCTGCAGCCGCTGATTCAGGGTGAAGACTTCCCGCCGTTTGAAAACGGCTTGCCAAAGATGGCAAGGCTGGCACTTCACCCGGTGAAACGCCGGCTGGACGATTTTGAGCTGTAA